The following is a genomic window from bacterium.
CCGGAACACAAAAAAGTCCCAAACTGGCTTTCAGAGCGGGAAAAGGCTGTTTATGTTTGCTGCACACATTGCCTAAAATTGCTAAAAGTGTAAAGCTGCTATTTCAGCATTTTGAAACGATGCCCCTTCGTGTCTTCGTGCCTTGGTGGCTGAACGGTTACGAAGTATTTAATGCTCGTTGAGGGAAAGTTTTTTAGAAAAGAGAGAAACTTTTGAGGTGAAACGTGGTTAATAAAAATAAGAAGGGCAAGAGAGAATCCTGGCGCCAGGAAGTAAAGAAATTTCTCTCTTATTCTCTTACAAATTGCCTCCGGACTAAGAGGGGCAAAAAAACAAGGCGGATGGGTGATGGTGAAAGGTCCTGATGGCGGATGACGAAATCGCCCACTAAAAGGGGGCGCGATAGAACCGAAATCCGAAATCGGATGAATTCGCCCTCCCAAATCCGAAAATAAGGAGGAGATCACGATGTTAAAAAAATCTTTGGTGGTTGCTTTAGCTGGATTAACGCTGAGTCTTTGGGGTGCGTTGGCTTTCGCGGCTCCTAACTCTCTGACCGCTACTAAGGCCGAGGGGACTATTAATGTGCTGGATGATTTCACTGATGCCGGTCCTGATGGCGACACTAAATGTTGGTATGTGCTGCATGCCAAGGGGGCCGGATATGCCCATCTGGCAGGTAAGGGAATAGTCAGGATCAGGGCTCTAGGCGCTTCACTGTTGGTGAAAAATTTTTCCCAGACTGAGGTTAAGGTTCGAGGCAACGGGATAAAGGTTCCCTTCCCGGAACAAGATGCGATGCTTTATATCGGATATGGTGAAGCACAGGTTAAAGGAGAGGCGGTAGATATTTACCTCTCTACCGTGAAAGCCGAAATCAAGGCTAAGGGCAAAGGGACGGCGGAATTCAGAGGGAAATGGCACTATACCGTGAACCGGCTTTGTGTTAACGAAGCTGATCCCACGCAAAAGCCCAAGCCCGTTCCAATAGCCACAGGTGAAGTAACCGAGGCAGACGGTGAAAAGGTGGTTACTTACGGAGAAGAATAATATGATCGCTGGGGATTGATAGTCTGGTGGTCTGGTGACTGGGTAGACACCAGGCGACACCAAACCACCAGACACCTGATTTTAGCTAAAGGGTGGAGAGATAGTTCTCTCCACCCTTTTATTTACAACTCCAGCCAGGAATGGCTGTAAATAACTTCATTACGGAGGACCTTGAAGGTCTTTTCCATTTGGGTCCGTTTTTCATCAGAAAGGGAAGCCAGATATTTCTCCTTATCATTTCCGGCCCGGTCCATCCCCCGGACGACCGCCATAAATTCCTTGTCCAGGGTATTAACAATGGCTGAGGTCATGCCCAGATCAGCCATAATGATATATAAGGCCTGATTGATAACCGTCCTGAGTTTTTCCGGAGTTCCATTAGAGGAGTTAGACAGGCCGCAGGTTGATTTAACCGGTGGGTCAGCTAAACCAGGCAGGATACCCATAAATTCTATGGCTTCAAAAAGCTGCTTCTGATCAGCGCTGGCCGGAAGGATAATGGGATCAACCCAGAGGTCCTCATTGGGGATGCCAAGTTCAGCCGCCGGCATAAAGATATCCATCGCCACGGTTGCCCGCTCATCGGCGGTTCTTGGAATTCCTTCATTGGAAAGGAGCAAGCAGATAACATTAGCCCCATACTTTTTGGCCAGAGGAAGGGTGGCCTCAATTCGTTCTATTTGAGCCGAAACAGAATTAATTAAGGCCTTTTGCTTGACCAATCTTAGCCCGGCTTCCACCGCTACCGGATTGGTTGTATCCAGACTCAGAGGGACATCAGTCACCTCCTGAACAGTCTTAACCAACCAGGCCATCATCTCGTCGCCGGCCTTTCGAGCTGGTCCTAAATTCAGGTCAAGCATGTCAGCGCCACCTTCTACCTGAGCCACAGCCATATCTTGAACAGGCCGCGGGTCCTTGTCTTTGATGGCGGGGCCAATACTTTTTGACATAATGTTGATGCTTTCTCCAATAAGTATCATTTAACCATCCTCCTCCTCTAATAGTGATTGGCCGATTAAAGCTGAGAATTGTATCTTCTCAATATTTTGGGGAATGTGTGGTCAGATAGAGATAGAGTTATTTTTGTCTCTCTCTATCTCGAATCTCTATCTTACATTGCCCCGATTTATTGAAAGGATACCTGAAATAGTCTACCAAAAGTCAGGGGGCATGTCAACAAATATTTTCCGTGCCCCTCGATGGTCTTTACCGCTATCCTGAAATAATACTTGACTTTGCCAAGGGAAACGCTTAAAATATGACAGGAGGTGTCTCGATTGAAGAATAAGTCAATTCTTTTCAGCCTTATCTTTATCTTTACCTTCCTGGGGCTAAATTATCCGATGAACTTAGCTGCCAGGGAGCTTACTGTTACCCAGGTTGAGACGGTTAGAACAAGATTAAGCCAGGACCTCAAAGAGGCCGAGAGGATTGTTAAGGAAAGTCAAAGTGTAGAGGCATTACAAATATTAGATAAAGCCAGAGATGATGTCAATGCAGCCATAGCTGCCTATCGTAGGGAAGATATAGAGACCGCCACTGTTCACTTGAGATCCGCCTTTAAATTAATCAGACGGGCGCTCTATTTAGCCAGCGAGAAAGAACGGGCTGAGGATGAATTGGAGCAACTCAAGAATATTATGGCTAAGGCAAAAAAGGCAGCCGCCCTGGCCGGCCACTCCTCCTCAGAGGCTCGTTGGCTTACCAGGGCAAAAGATTTCCAGATCAAAGCGGAAAATGCCTTTGAAAGGGGATACTTTAGGCGGGCCATCAAGTTTAAACAAGTGTCGGCTAACTTTGCCAGGCGTGTCCTTAAACAGACTGAGGCTAAAGCCAGAAAGAGCCTAAAAAAGGAAATAAAAGAGCTTTCTAAGTTGATCCGCCAGGCGTCTCAAATAGTTAAAGAAGAAGACACTATTGCTTACAAGTTAGTTGACCGGGCCAAAGATTTTCTAAATGGAGCCAAACAGGCTGTCAGGACCGGAAATATGGAAACGGCGCATCAGCAGGTTCGTATGGGGAACAATCTGGTCAAAGAGGCAATGGAAAGAGTGGAGAAGTGAGGGCGTCTATTTTCAAGGGAAACAGGATTAGGCCGATCCACCGGCTAAAAAAAACCCTAAAATCTGCGTTCATCGGCGTCCTATTCTTCGTTTCTCTCGGCGGGATTACTCCTGGGTATGCTGTTTCACTTAACGGTGAGGTGAGTCTCGGCGGAGAGGTGGAACATATAGATGACGAAAAACCAAAACAAAACGCGGTCCTTGACCTGGGACTCAATCTTGATCTTGACCTGGAAAAGGCCAGAGGAGAAATAGATAACCTCTTCACCTTCCGTTCAGATGAATTGATCAGAGATAGGCTGGCCCTGGAATTTGAGGATCAACCTGAGGCCAAGCTTTCCATTATCCTTGAAAACGAACTGGAAGGCGAAATATACATAGATAATTCTGATCGAAGCTTATTGGCGGAAAAGCTGAATATCAAGATAGAATATACCCCCTCCGACCCCATCCTTATCAGCTTTGAAAACGGCGTAAAATTGGAGGCGTCCCAAGATGAGATAAATCGGGATACTCAGGTGGTGTCTATTACACCTTCTCTTAAACTTTACACCCAGTTGACGCCTAAAGCAGAATTAACGGTTAGCTATCACTTCCAGTTGGACCGTTACCGATTTGACAAAACACGGGATCTGGAGGAACATAGACTTGTCTTCGATTTTTACCGGTATATGGGGAAAAAAGGCGAGCTTAGCCTGACCAATGAATTGACCCAGGCTGATTTTAAGGTCCCTGAAAAAAAAGACGATTATCTTCAAAATAATTTCGACGCCTCGCTTTCTTACGACCTTTCCCCTTCTCTAACCATTGGCCTGGAAAATGAGCTGGAATATCGAGATTACCGTAAAAGAGGCAGGCTAAATACGGACTATATCTTAGAGTGCCTTATCTTACCCAGGATTGAATTCACCCCTGCAGAGCAGATAAAGGCTAAGGTAAGATGCGGGGCAAAAATTAACTACGACTATGACTACCCTGAAAAAGACTACCAGGGGGCTGAATTCGACCTCTCTTTACAACTCAGTCTTGATAAACTCTCGGTGGAAATAAGTAACGAGTATGAGATGATTAATTACACAGAAGAGTCATCTCCTAATAATCTATCTGTAGCCACCGTAGATTCTGCTCAATCATTTTATGAAGACTACGAGGTTAACTCCGCCCTTCTCTTTTTAACTTACTCCCTGACCCCGCAGTTAAACCTGGATACAAGCCTTAATTTGGAACGATATTGGGATAGGGGCGGGAATTCTTTTACTGACTATCTGGCTAATGTTAGCCTGGTTTATACCTGGTAAGTCAGAACAGTAACTATTCAGGTAGATAGGCTGAAGACTGAAGGCTGAAGGCCAATCATCTGCTCTCCGCATTTATTTCTAAAAGCCTTCAGCCTATTCACCTGAGTAGTCACTCTCTTTTAATAGAGGCTGAATAGTTACTCAGAACCCAGATGGCAAGATGTGCTTTTGTCTGGGCTCTACCATTACCGAAACATTTTCTGCCAAATCGGGTTTAAATAAATGAGAGACATATTAGATCCAGATGCAGAATTGATGCTTAAATTCAAAGAAGGAGATGTTGCCTGCTTTGAAAAGCTCCTGGATAAATATGAAACCCCTTTGCTGAATATGATCTATCGGTTAATCGGAGACAGGCGTGAGGCGGAGGAGTTAGCCCAGGAAGTCTTTCTAAGGGTCTATAAATCAGCTTCCAGATATGAGGTCAGGGCCAAATTTTCTACCTGGCTTTATCGCATCGCTACTAACCTGTGTTTGAATGAACTTAGGAAAAAAGGCCAGATGCGGATTGAATCTCTGGATACACCTGTTTCCACCGAAGAGGGAGAAGTAAACCGGGAAATTGAAGACGGCCGGCGGGCCTCGCCCCCCGAATTAATGGAACAGAAAGAACAACAGGCCATCGTGAGAGAGGCCATAAACTCTCTCCCTGAGAACCAGCGAATAGCCGTTATCTTGAATCGATACGAAGAGCTTTCTTATGAAGAGATGGCTCACTGTCTTAATCTATCAGTGAGTGCGGTCAAGTCTTTACTCCATCGAGCCAAGGAGTCGCTTAAGGTAAGACTTATGCCGTATATGTGAAAGTTTCGGGTTTCGAGTCCAATCCGCAATCCAAGATCCGCCATTCCAAGCGGGGTGATTAAGATGAGATGCAAGAAAGCCAGGCTGCAGATTTCTGCTATGATAGATAATGAATTAACCGGCCAGGAAAGACAGACCCTGACGGATCATCTGACTGCATGCAGGGACTGTCAGTTAGAGAGGGATCGGCTGGCCAAAAGCTGGGATATGCTCCAAAGTTGGGAGGAAGAGATAGTCCCTTCCGTTGGGTTTAGGACCAAATTCTGGGCCAGGGTAAGGGAAGAGGAAGAAAAAAGAGAAAGCCGATGGATTTTCTTTCGACTCCCTGTTCTGTCTCTACGGGCAGCCTCGGTGCTGGCGGCGGCAGCGGTGATAATTATTACGGTGGGACTCTATTTGCCCAGGGTAATAGCTCCACCCACTATCTTTCCCACTACGGAAGAAACAGCCATAGCTCAGGATATGGAAATCTACCAAAATCTGCAAATACTTCAAAATATAGACCTGTTGGCAAATCTTGAGATTATTGAACAAATGTAAAGGAAATAGTCCAAGTTTCTGGGTGGTTTCAGCAGGGTTCAAGGATTCAAGGGAGGAAGTTATGCCGAGCGGTAAAAAGATGGGAAAAACTGAAAAAGGCAGGCAAATGAACTCGAAACTCAGGATTCCATTCCTTCTAATCCTGATTTTAGGCCTGGGGGATAATAATAAGGCTGGGGCGATGGGTAATCGAGTCGAGAAGGCCGCTGAAGTAAAACTGATAGAAACCTCTGATACCAGAGCCGAAATCAGCCCGGAAGAAATGGAGATTATTAAGCATCTGGATATCCTGGGAAATTATGACCTCCTAAGGGAAATGGGACTTTGGGAGGATATGGAAATCATAAGCGAAGGGGGGGAAAAGAAATGAAAAAGTTTTTCTCAATTCTTATGGTTACTACTTTCCTGGTGGGAATTCCTTCTTGGGGATGGGGCGAAGAAACCACCCAGATAACCTCTGAACAGGTCAGCCCTCAGGGCTTACAGGATAAAATCGAATACTGGAAGAGTCTTCCGGCGGCTGAGAAAAAGGTCATTCTCGATCGGTATAAGGAGTGGGAAAAACTTTCTCTTAAAGAGAAACGCCGCCTCAAACGTAATCTGGATCGATTCAAAAAGCTCCCCCCTGACGAACAGACTCGAATAAAGCGAAACTATATATACTTTCAGAAGCTTTCACTTAAAGAGCAACGGGCCATTCGAACCGACTTTGAGAAATGGAAACAACTCCCGGAGAAGAAAAAGATAGAACTTCGCCAGAAATATAGATCACTTAAAAAGATGGATCCTGAGGCAAGAAAACAGTTGCTTAAAAAGTACCAACAATGGCAAACTCTAACTCCGGAAGAAAAAGAAAAGATTAGGGAACGGCTGAAACTCCAGGACGTCCAGAAAAATAACCAAAGACTGAAGACTGAAGATTGAAGACCGAAGTTCAATAGCCTTCAGTCTTCAGCCTAATTAAAAATTGCCGCCGAGTTGTTTTCATTTTAGAACTACCGTAAGCGTGACCGTATAGAGCATATCCTCGCCCGTTTGGTTAATATAAGTGTGGGTAGGGTTCTGCTCGTTTGAGGTCAGCCCATCGCCAAAACTCCAGAAGTAGAAATAAGGCGGTGTCCCGCCTGTGGCCCAGCCTTCAAAGTGCACCGTCAGAGGCGATGTCCCTTCCTCTACGTCCGCCCTGATATGGGCTTGCAAAGGCTGATGTCCGGTCGGTTGCCAATCCGTCCAAGCATCGTTGAAGTACTTGTCCACGGCCATTACCCGATACTCATTAGTGCCTGATAAAAGGGAGGTCTTATAAATTCCGCTCTTCCCACCCCCGGACACCAGGCTCATCCTTGTCCTACGGACTTCCGAGCCTACCCGGCAAAAAAGTTCCACCCGGGCTATCTCGTTATGGGCATCCGCCACCTGTGCGGTCACCACTTCCCCCTCCAGGCTATCACTAACCGTGGGAGGCGCACAGTCCGTTAATCCGTAAATTTCCTGGGAATGACCCCAGTGGAGGTCGTAACCGGCACGTGAAGAACCAAGGTAACCCCACGGATACTCTTGGCTCAATTTCATACCCTCGGGCAGGCGCAACTCAATCCCCTTGGGATGAGCCGGACCTAAATAATGGGCCACCTGGCTGCCATAGTTCGTGGTCTGCAGCTTATCCCACCTTATACCCATAACCCGACAGATCACGGCATCTACGGCCACTGGTTCGTAACCGGCCACAATACACTTGCTGGGAGCCGGATAAGCGCCCCAACTGCCGTGAGGCCCTGCCCCTTGTGTCCCCACCACACCATCGCCTACCACCAAGAACCGTCGCTGTCGGCTGGCCTGAAGACCTCCCTTATAGTAAAGAGCCATCTTGGTAATGTCCACAATGCCCCGCCAGATACTATCATTGTAGGGAGGATCGGTCTTATTATCGTTGGGATTATCGCGGTTGTGAGGCACATCTTTGTAGGAATGTTCACCCGGGGTCATACACCCCAGCAGGTTCTTCATGGCCAGCGATGCCCCCCCGGAACAGTGTGTCTTAAACTTCGGCATGCTGATAATAACATCCGGCCAAAAGAGACTTTCGGCCACGTCATAT
Proteins encoded in this region:
- a CDS encoding dihydropteroate synthase, encoding MILIGESINIMSKSIGPAIKDKDPRPVQDMAVAQVEGGADMLDLNLGPARKAGDEMMAWLVKTVQEVTDVPLSLDTTNPVAVEAGLRLVKQKALINSVSAQIERIEATLPLAKKYGANVICLLLSNEGIPRTADERATVAMDIFMPAAELGIPNEDLWVDPIILPASADQKQLFEAIEFMGILPGLADPPVKSTCGLSNSSNGTPEKLRTVINQALYIIMADLGMTSAIVNTLDKEFMAVVRGMDRAGNDKEKYLASLSDEKRTQMEKTFKVLRNEVIYSHSWLEL
- a CDS encoding sigma-70 family RNA polymerase sigma factor encodes the protein MLKFKEGDVACFEKLLDKYETPLLNMIYRLIGDRREAEELAQEVFLRVYKSASRYEVRAKFSTWLYRIATNLCLNELRKKGQMRIESLDTPVSTEEGEVNREIEDGRRASPPELMEQKEQQAIVREAINSLPENQRIAVILNRYEELSYEEMAHCLNLSVSAVKSLLHRAKESLKVRLMPYM
- a CDS encoding zf-HC2 domain-containing protein, whose amino-acid sequence is MRCKKARLQISAMIDNELTGQERQTLTDHLTACRDCQLERDRLAKSWDMLQSWEEEIVPSVGFRTKFWARVREEEEKRESRWIFFRLPVLSLRAASVLAAAAVIIITVGLYLPRVIAPPTIFPTTEETAIAQDMEIYQNLQILQNIDLLANLEIIEQM
- a CDS encoding DUF3106 domain-containing protein, producing MKKFFSILMVTTFLVGIPSWGWGEETTQITSEQVSPQGLQDKIEYWKSLPAAEKKVILDRYKEWEKLSLKEKRRLKRNLDRFKKLPPDEQTRIKRNYIYFQKLSLKEQRAIRTDFEKWKQLPEKKKIELRQKYRSLKKMDPEARKQLLKKYQQWQTLTPEEKEKIRERLKLQDVQKNNQRLKTED
- a CDS encoding DUF362 domain-containing protein yields the protein MASQKKEGRGITRREFLQMAGTIGAATTIGASLDLMARRVPGGLFPADDALAQGTGKETVVALVKDATLPDDDDSAYRMNNPPFDPPEIYPEYPYSSTNNDPDNKVYLMVREAFRLLSPEGFGTSSWNPLGNLIDSSHNKVLVKPNLVQAHYRDVCQGAVIRAVLDYVYIALQKAGGGKIRVGDGPDGDDPLSKVAAVNRLDLVVSTLVSRGVPIDGSKVWDINNDSTLHIGLGSNSEYSSGSVSPPPAGCRWITHSSDSWDGEYDVAESLFWPDVIISMPKFKTHCSGGASLAMKNLLGCMTPGEHSYKDVPHNRDNPNDNKTDPPYNDSIWRGIVDITKMALYYKGGLQASRQRRFLVVGDGVVGTQGAGPHGSWGAYPAPSKCIVAGYEPVAVDAVICRVMGIRWDKLQTTNYGSQVAHYLGPAHPKGIELRLPEGMKLSQEYPWGYLGSSRAGYDLHWGHSQEIYGLTDCAPPTVSDSLEGEVVTAQVADAHNEIARVELFCRVGSEVRRTRMSLVSGGGKSGIYKTSLLSGTNEYRVMAVDKYFNDAWTDWQPTGHQPLQAHIRADVEEGTSPLTVHFEGWATGGTPPYFYFWSFGDGLTSNEQNPTHTYINQTGEDMLYTVTLTVVLK